Proteins encoded within one genomic window of Brenneria nigrifluens DSM 30175 = ATCC 13028:
- a CDS encoding TerC family protein, producing the protein MFDWIVDPNAWLALGTLTILEVVLGIDNIIFLSLVVAKLPKAQQNKARRIGLMGAMLMRLGLLASIAWVIRLTNPLFSVLGNDISLRDLILFFGGLFLIWKSSREIHETVEGGSEDHVSQVHSFFGAIVQIMLLDIIFSLDSVITAVGLSDHLFIMMAAVIIAVGVMMFSARAIGEFVERHPSVKMLALSFLILVGFTLILESVEIHVPKGYIYFAMFFSMAVETLNLLRGKKAKTTE; encoded by the coding sequence ATGTTTGATTGGATTGTTGATCCGAATGCCTGGTTGGCACTGGGAACGTTGACTATTCTGGAAGTCGTTCTTGGTATCGACAACATTATTTTCCTGTCGCTGGTCGTCGCCAAACTCCCCAAAGCCCAGCAAAATAAAGCACGGCGGATTGGCCTTATGGGCGCCATGCTGATGCGTCTGGGGTTACTGGCCTCTATCGCCTGGGTTATCCGTCTGACAAACCCTTTGTTTAGCGTATTAGGCAATGACATTTCCCTGCGCGACCTGATTCTGTTTTTCGGCGGACTGTTCCTGATCTGGAAGTCGAGCAGGGAAATTCACGAAACGGTGGAGGGCGGCTCGGAAGATCACGTCTCGCAGGTGCATTCGTTTTTTGGGGCGATCGTACAGATCATGCTGCTGGATATTATCTTCAGCCTGGATTCGGTGATTACCGCGGTCGGCCTTTCCGATCATCTGTTTATCATGATGGCGGCGGTGATTATCGCCGTGGGCGTGATGATGTTCTCCGCCAGGGCGATCGGCGAATTTGTTGAACGGCATCCGTCAGTCAAAATGCTGGCGCTGTCATTCCTGATATTGGTCGGTTTCACCTTGATCCTGGAAAGCGTCGAAATTCATGTGCCGAAAGGCTACATCTACTTCGCGATGTTCTTCTCCATGGCGGTGGAAACGCTGAATCTGCTGCGCGGAAAAAAAGCCAAAACCACCGAGTGA
- a CDS encoding YgdI/YgdR family lipoprotein — MKVQIKMAVMLALLFTLGGCSSHYVMATKDGQMLLTQGKPELDEETGLLSYVDEQGNKKQINTNEISQIIER, encoded by the coding sequence ATGAAAGTACAGATAAAAATGGCGGTTATGCTGGCGTTATTATTCACCCTCGGCGGCTGTTCCAGCCACTATGTCATGGCCACCAAGGACGGGCAGATGCTGCTGACGCAGGGTAAGCCGGAGTTGGATGAAGAAACCGGATTGCTCAGCTACGTGGACGAACAGGGCAATAAAAAACAGATTAACACCAATGAGATATCGCAAATCATCGAGCGCTGA
- a CDS encoding NADP(H)-dependent aldo-keto reductase — MLYHRIPHSSLEVSVLGLGTMTFGEQNSEADAHAQLDHAIAAGVNLIDTAELYPVPPRPETQGLTESYIGSWLKSRGGREKLILASKVAGPTRGNDSGIRSQQALDRKNIRDALDASLTRLNTDYIDLYQLHWPQRQTNCFGKLGYQYTDEKPAVTLLETLEALNEQVRAGKIRYIGVSNETPWGVMRYLHLAEKHDLPRIVSIQNPYSLLNRGFEVGLAEISQHEGVELLAYSALAFGTLTGKYLNGARPAGARNTLFSRFVRYSAPHTEQAIAEYVALAQKHGLDAAQMALAFVRQQPFVATTLLGATSVAQLQTNLASLELTLDQEILDELEAIHRRFTIPAP, encoded by the coding sequence ATGCTATATCACCGTATTCCACATAGTTCTTTAGAAGTGAGTGTTCTGGGCCTCGGCACCATGACCTTTGGCGAACAAAACAGCGAAGCTGACGCTCATGCCCAATTGGATCACGCCATTGCCGCAGGTGTTAACCTGATTGACACAGCAGAACTGTACCCGGTGCCGCCGCGCCCGGAAACCCAGGGATTAACCGAAAGCTATATCGGCTCCTGGCTGAAATCCCGCGGCGGACGGGAAAAACTGATACTGGCAAGCAAAGTCGCCGGGCCGACGCGCGGCAATGACAGCGGGATCCGGTCGCAGCAGGCGCTGGATCGCAAAAATATCCGTGACGCGCTGGACGCCAGCCTGACTCGGCTGAACACCGACTACATCGATCTGTATCAACTGCACTGGCCGCAGCGGCAAACCAACTGTTTCGGTAAACTGGGCTATCAATATACCGACGAAAAACCCGCCGTAACCTTGCTGGAAACGCTGGAGGCGCTGAATGAGCAGGTGCGCGCCGGGAAAATCCGCTATATCGGCGTGTCCAACGAAACCCCGTGGGGAGTGATGCGCTATCTGCATCTGGCGGAAAAACACGATCTGCCGCGCATCGTTTCCATTCAGAATCCTTACAGTCTGCTGAACCGGGGCTTTGAAGTCGGTCTGGCGGAAATCAGCCAGCATGAAGGGGTTGAGCTGCTGGCCTATTCGGCGCTGGCATTCGGTACGCTGACCGGCAAATACCTGAACGGCGCCAGGCCCGCCGGCGCGCGGAATACGCTGTTCAGCCGGTTTGTGCGCTACAGCGCGCCGCATACCGAACAGGCTATCGCCGAGTACGTGGCGCTGGCGCAGAAACACGGCCTGGATGCGGCGCAGATGGCCCTGGCCTTCGTCCGCCAGCAGCCGTTCGTCGCCACCACCCTGCTGGGCGCCACCTCGGTAGCGCAGTTGCAAACCAACCTCGCCAGTCTGGAACTCACCCTGGATCAGGAAATACTGGACGAACTGGAAGCGATTCACCGCCGTTTTACCATTCCGGCGCCTTAA
- a CDS encoding DUF2884 domain-containing protein, producing MLRKMTLGLLMLLSWQVQAAYQCNVNPQDDIIISPQHVQVVGASGDLQISPEGDIVRNGAPLTLNAGQRQQAKAYQADLRQQLPWIDQGAQQHLEKARVALDGVIVRELGSDSNVRNRLTTLNGQLKQQMNRVIEHRSDGLTFHHQAIKQVEQDGKQIVEQSMGGVLQDSLNEMGVKQMTSGGNPLQAMMGNLGGLQKAIQTEWNNQEMAFQNFGDEVCGRVTSLENQRKSLLQTLK from the coding sequence ATGTTGCGTAAAATGACTTTGGGTTTATTGATGTTGCTGTCCTGGCAGGTTCAGGCCGCGTATCAGTGTAACGTTAATCCGCAGGACGATATTATCATCAGCCCGCAGCATGTGCAGGTGGTGGGCGCCAGCGGCGATTTGCAGATTTCGCCCGAGGGCGACATCGTGCGCAACGGCGCGCCGTTAACCCTCAACGCCGGGCAGCGCCAGCAAGCCAAAGCCTATCAGGCAGACCTGCGTCAACAGCTGCCGTGGATCGATCAGGGCGCGCAGCAGCATCTTGAAAAGGCGCGCGTGGCGTTGGATGGCGTTATCGTGCGGGAGCTGGGCAGCGACAGCAACGTCCGCAATCGGCTGACCACGCTGAACGGCCAGCTGAAACAGCAGATGAACCGCGTTATCGAGCATCGCAGCGACGGCCTGACGTTTCACCATCAGGCGATCAAGCAGGTAGAGCAGGACGGCAAGCAGATCGTCGAGCAGAGCATGGGCGGCGTGCTGCAGGACAGCCTGAATGAAATGGGCGTAAAGCAGATGACCAGCGGCGGCAATCCGCTCCAGGCGATGATGGGCAACCTCGGCGGTCTGCAGAAAGCCATTCAGACCGAATGGAACAATCAGGAAATGGCGTTTCAGAACTTCGGCGACGAGGTGTGCGGCCGGGTTACTTCGCTGGAGAATCAGCGTAAAAGCTTGCTGCAAACGCTGAAGTAA
- a CDS encoding YggL family protein: MAQARSRRLRKKLHIDEFQELGFSVSWRFPEGTDVADIDRMMDKFVDDVIEPNGLAFEGSGYLHWQGLICLQKIGHCTDEHRQLVGRWLEEQQLTEVNVSDLFDIWWDLPEDLI, from the coding sequence ATGGCGCAGGCTCGTAGCCGTCGTTTACGTAAAAAACTACACATTGATGAATTTCAGGAACTGGGATTTTCCGTCAGCTGGCGTTTCCCGGAGGGAACCGACGTTGCGGATATCGACCGTATGATGGACAAGTTCGTCGATGACGTGATTGAACCTAACGGTCTGGCGTTCGAAGGCAGCGGTTATCTGCACTGGCAGGGGTTGATCTGTCTGCAGAAGATTGGCCACTGCACCGACGAACACCGCCAACTGGTCGGCCGCTGGCTGGAAGAGCAGCAACTGACGGAGGTTAACGTCAGTGATTTGTTCGACATCTGGTGGGATTTGCCCGAGGATCTGATCTAA
- the trmB gene encoding tRNA (guanosine(46)-N7)-methyltransferase TrmB, with protein MINNVISPEFDENGRPLRRIRSFVRRQGRLTNGQQQALDNYWPVMGVEYQSEPLDMAVLFGRDAPLVLEIGFGMGASLVTMAQQHPEQNFLGIEVHLPGVGACLSSAQEAGIDNLRVMCHDAVEVLETMIPDGALSMVQLFFPDPWHKARHNKRRIVQTPFVELVLGKLKVGGVFHMATDWEPYAQHMLEVMSAVAAYRNLSDNNDYVARPESRPLTKFEVRGQRLGHGVWDLMFERVK; from the coding sequence ATGATTAATAACGTCATCTCTCCGGAATTTGATGAAAACGGACGCCCGCTGCGCCGTATCCGCAGTTTTGTTCGCCGTCAGGGGCGGTTGACCAACGGACAACAGCAGGCGCTGGATAACTACTGGCCGGTGATGGGCGTGGAGTACCAGTCTGAACCGCTGGATATGGCGGTGCTGTTTGGCCGTGATGCACCGCTGGTGCTGGAGATCGGCTTCGGGATGGGGGCGTCGCTGGTGACCATGGCGCAGCAGCATCCCGAGCAGAACTTCCTGGGGATTGAAGTGCATCTGCCCGGCGTCGGCGCCTGCCTCTCTTCCGCGCAGGAAGCGGGGATCGACAACCTGCGCGTGATGTGTCACGACGCGGTGGAAGTGCTGGAAACCATGATCCCCGATGGCGCATTGTCGATGGTGCAGCTGTTTTTCCCCGATCCGTGGCACAAGGCGCGCCACAACAAGCGCCGTATCGTGCAGACGCCGTTTGTCGAACTGGTGCTGGGCAAGCTGAAGGTAGGCGGGGTGTTTCATATGGCGACGGATTGGGAACCTTATGCGCAGCATATGCTCGAAGTGATGAGCGCCGTCGCGGCATATCGCAATCTTTCCGATAATAATGACTACGTTGCGCGGCCGGAATCACGTCCGCTGACAAAATTTGAAGTTCGCGGCCAGCGTTTAGGGCATGGTGTTTGGGATCTGATGTTTGAGAGGGTGAAATAA
- the mutY gene encoding A/G-specific adenine glycosylase: MMQAQRFAHQVLNWYQRYGRKTLPWQLEKTPYKVWLSEVMLQQTQVTTVIPYFQRFISRFPDVKALAAAPLDEVLHLWTGLGYYARARNLHKAAQTIVARHGGEFPVTFDEVADLPGVGRSTAGAILSLSLGQHYPILDGNVKRVLARCYAVDGWPGKNEVEKKLWAISEDVTPAQDVGRFNQAMMDLGAMVCTRSRPKCELCPLNTGCAAYADHSWARYPGKKPKQTLPEKTTWFLLLQQGGKIWLRQRPAVGLWGGLFCFPQFDERGELELWLQHRGLNADGLQQLVAFRHTFSHFHLDIVPLWLNVSQQHSCMDEGAGLWYNLAQPPSVGLAAPVERLLRELARPQPTLLNSCAIDEEEA, encoded by the coding sequence ATGATGCAAGCGCAACGGTTCGCGCACCAGGTGCTGAACTGGTACCAACGCTATGGCCGCAAAACCCTGCCGTGGCAGCTTGAGAAAACGCCGTATAAAGTATGGCTGTCCGAAGTGATGTTGCAACAAACGCAGGTCACCACGGTTATTCCCTATTTCCAACGCTTTATTTCCCGCTTCCCGGACGTGAAAGCGCTGGCCGCCGCGCCGCTGGACGAAGTGCTGCACCTGTGGACCGGGCTGGGCTATTACGCCCGCGCCCGTAATCTGCACAAGGCGGCACAGACCATCGTCGCCCGGCACGGCGGCGAATTCCCGGTTACCTTCGACGAGGTGGCGGACCTGCCGGGCGTCGGGCGTTCCACCGCCGGCGCCATACTCTCGCTGTCGCTGGGGCAGCATTACCCCATTCTCGACGGCAACGTAAAGCGCGTGCTCGCCCGCTGCTACGCGGTGGACGGCTGGCCGGGCAAGAATGAGGTGGAAAAAAAGCTGTGGGCCATCAGCGAAGATGTCACTCCGGCGCAGGACGTCGGCCGGTTTAATCAGGCGATGATGGATCTGGGCGCCATGGTGTGCACCCGCAGCCGCCCCAAATGCGAGCTTTGCCCGCTCAATACCGGCTGCGCGGCCTACGCCGATCACAGCTGGGCGCGGTATCCCGGCAAGAAACCCAAACAGACGCTGCCGGAAAAAACCACCTGGTTTTTACTGCTGCAACAGGGCGGCAAAATATGGCTGCGGCAGCGCCCCGCCGTCGGCCTGTGGGGCGGGCTATTCTGCTTTCCGCAATTCGACGAACGCGGCGAGTTGGAACTCTGGCTGCAACACCGTGGTCTGAACGCTGACGGATTGCAACAGCTGGTGGCTTTCCGCCACACGTTTAGCCATTTTCATTTGGATATCGTGCCGTTATGGCTGAATGTCTCACAACAACACTCCTGCATGGATGAAGGCGCGGGTCTCTGGTATAACTTAGCGCAGCCGCCTTCCGTCGGACTGGCTGCCCCGGTCGAGCGCCTACTGCGCGAGTTAGCCCGACCACAACCGACACTATTGAATTCCTGCGCCATTGATGAGGAAGAAGCATGA
- a CDS encoding oxidative damage protection protein, whose amino-acid sequence MSRTIFCTFLQREAEGQDFQLYPGELGKRIYNEISKEAWAQWQTKQTMLINEKKLSMMNVEDRKLLEQEMIKFLFEGKDVHIEGYTPPSH is encoded by the coding sequence ATGAGCAGAACGATTTTTTGTACTTTTTTACAGCGCGAAGCCGAAGGGCAGGACTTTCAGCTCTATCCGGGCGAACTGGGCAAACGCATCTATAACGAAATATCCAAAGAAGCCTGGGCGCAGTGGCAAACCAAGCAAACCATGCTGATTAACGAAAAGAAACTCAGCATGATGAACGTCGAAGATCGCAAGCTGCTGGAACAGGAAATGATCAAGTTCCTGTTTGAAGGTAAGGACGTACATATCGAAGGCTATACGCCTCCGAGTCATTGA
- the mltC gene encoding membrane-bound lytic murein transglycosylase MltC, producing the protein MKKILALLVIAPLLVSCSGNKSSTDNEEFIKDTNAFDILMGQFAHNIENIWGINEVLIAGPKDYVKYTDQYQTRSHINFDAGTITIETIAPTDSTASLRQAIITTLLMGDDATNTDLYSDANDIQISREPMLYGQVLDNTGQAIRWEGRAASFADYLLQNRLQRRTSGLHVIWSVTIQLVPNHLDQRAHKYLPLVRKAAERYGIEESLILAIMQTESSFNPYAVSRSDALGLMQVVQHSAGRDVFKMKGKWGQPSRSYLFDPENNIDAGTAYLSILKNSYLAGINNPTSRRYAVITAYNGGAGSVLRVFSSDRSRAVSVINNMSPGEVYDTLTTKHPSGESRRYLYKVNTAQKNYRR; encoded by the coding sequence ATGAAGAAAATTTTAGCTCTGCTGGTTATCGCACCGTTACTGGTTTCCTGTTCAGGAAACAAAAGCAGCACCGACAATGAAGAATTTATCAAGGATACCAACGCTTTTGATATTCTGATGGGGCAATTCGCCCACAATATCGAGAATATCTGGGGCATAAACGAGGTGCTGATTGCCGGGCCGAAAGACTACGTAAAATATACCGATCAATATCAGACCCGCAGCCACATCAACTTCGATGCCGGCACCATCACCATTGAAACCATTGCGCCGACGGACTCCACCGCCAGCCTGCGCCAGGCGATTATCACCACTCTGCTGATGGGTGACGACGCCACCAACACCGACCTCTATTCCGACGCCAACGACATCCAGATCAGCCGGGAGCCGATGCTGTACGGCCAGGTGCTGGACAACACCGGCCAGGCCATCCGCTGGGAAGGCCGCGCCGCCAGCTTTGCCGATTATCTGCTGCAAAACCGGCTGCAGAGACGCACTTCCGGGCTGCACGTTATCTGGTCCGTCACCATTCAGCTGGTTCCCAACCATCTGGACCAACGCGCGCACAAATACCTGCCGCTGGTGCGTAAGGCCGCCGAGCGCTATGGCATTGAAGAGTCGCTTATCCTGGCCATCATGCAGACGGAATCCAGCTTCAACCCCTATGCGGTAAGCCGTTCCGACGCTCTGGGACTGATGCAGGTGGTACAGCACAGCGCCGGCCGCGACGTGTTCAAAATGAAAGGAAAATGGGGGCAGCCGAGCCGCAGCTATCTGTTCGATCCGGAAAACAACATTGATGCGGGCACCGCCTATCTGTCGATTCTGAAGAACAGTTATCTGGCCGGCATCAACAACCCCACCTCGCGCCGCTATGCCGTGATCACCGCCTATAACGGGGGCGCGGGCAGCGTACTGCGGGTGTTCTCCAGCGACAGAAGCCGCGCGGTAAGCGTTATCAACAATATGTCGCCGGGCGAGGTATACGACACGCTGACCACCAAACATCCGTCCGGCGAGTCGCGGCGTTATCTGTACAAAGTGAATACCGCGCAGAAAAATTATCGCCGCTAG